In a genomic window of Pelotomaculum thermopropionicum SI:
- the TauC gene encoding ABC-type nitrate/sulfonate/bicarbonate transport system, periplasmic components — MVEAQSRMQTDKLMALMIMAALVGYGIDRVIQLFNRSITKWRFVQ, encoded by the coding sequence ATGGTAGAAGCCCAGTCGAGAATGCAGACTGATAAGTTGATGGCCCTGATGATCATGGCCGCCCTGGTCGGATACGGAATAGACCGGGTTATCCAGCTGTTCAACAGGTCTATAACAAAATGGAGGTTTGTCCAATAA
- the TauB gene encoding ABC-type nitrate/sulfonate/bicarbonate transport system, ATPase component, translating into MELRVENLSKVFVIGTVAYTVLKELTFSVHEGQFVALLGPSGCGKTTLLTIIAGFQAASGGRVLVNGRQVTRPGPDRGFVFQNYALFPWMTVRDNILFPMKQRRVPAPERERRLKELLAMAQLEGKERLYPHQLSGGMKQRTAFVRALAGRPEVLLMDEPLGAVDHQMRQTLQEELEALWLKDKTTVIMVTHDVDEAVYLGDRVIVMSAREGRIIEDTPISLPRPRDRKSKRYGKYKEHLAGILKNDVVRDPDLLRQESRLSLA; encoded by the coding sequence ATGGAATTAAGAGTTGAAAACCTTTCCAAAGTTTTTGTGATCGGCACCGTTGCCTACACAGTTCTAAAAGAACTGACCTTTTCCGTGCACGAAGGCCAGTTTGTGGCCCTGCTCGGCCCCTCCGGATGCGGCAAGACCACCCTGCTGACGATCATAGCCGGTTTTCAGGCGGCTTCGGGCGGGAGGGTCCTCGTAAACGGACGCCAGGTGACAAGACCCGGGCCTGACAGGGGCTTTGTTTTTCAGAACTACGCGCTCTTTCCCTGGATGACGGTCAGAGACAACATCCTCTTCCCCATGAAGCAGCGCAGGGTTCCCGCGCCGGAACGGGAAAGGCGCTTGAAAGAACTGCTGGCCATGGCCCAGCTTGAGGGTAAGGAGAGATTATACCCGCACCAGCTTTCCGGGGGAATGAAACAGAGGACCGCGTTCGTCCGCGCCCTGGCCGGCAGGCCGGAAGTGCTCCTGATGGATGAGCCGCTGGGCGCGGTGGACCACCAGATGAGGCAAACCCTGCAGGAAGAGCTGGAGGCGCTGTGGCTCAAAGACAAAACCACCGTAATTATGGTAACGCATGATGTCGATGAAGCCGTTTACCTCGGCGACAGGGTTATTGTCATGTCGGCCCGGGAAGGCAGGATTATAGAAGATACTCCCATTAGCCTGCCCCGGCCCAGGGACAGGAAGAGCAAGCGATACGGCAAGTACAAGGAACACCTTGCCGGTATTCTTAAAAATGATGTAGTCAGGGACCCGGATTTATTGCGGCAGGAAAGCAGGCTGTCCCTTGCTTGA
- a CDS encoding hypothetical protein (containing DsrE (COG1553), uncharacterized conserved protein involved in intracellular sulfur reduction): MKVAYVFSSTNSQKILNNMILPQLEKDTHGAEVAGMFFFMDNTFFLLDGTEMGDRLQQLQEKTGMLLMACDQCAIERGIENSLIPGARIGCFPQLYSALGGAGVDQVITL, from the coding sequence ATGAAAGTAGCCTATGTTTTCAGCTCAACCAACTCGCAAAAAATATTGAACAACATGATCCTCCCGCAACTGGAGAAAGACACGCACGGCGCCGAGGTGGCCGGTATGTTCTTTTTCATGGACAACACGTTCTTTCTTTTAGACGGCACCGAAATGGGCGACAGGCTACAGCAGCTCCAGGAAAAAACGGGCATGCTTCTCATGGCCTGCGACCAGTGCGCAATAGAGCGCGGCATTGAAAACAGCCTTATTCCCGGCGCGAGGATCGGCTGCTTTCCGCAGCTTTACAGCGCTCTGGGCGGGGCCGGGGTGGACCAGGTAATCACATTATAA
- the HgdB gene encoding benzoyl-CoA reductase/2-hydroxyglutaryl-CoA dehydratase subunit (BcrC/BadD/HgdB), which translates to MSADYRKMWESLGVDLEAHDRLMGVLPPTYGNVYLSQENRPAGMEYFDFVISEVHGQRIVELQEHKAGGGKVVGAFCVFVPEEVVRAAGGICVGLCSGVEIGRTQAEKVLPRSICPLIKSFMGFKLSRVCPYFESCDMVVGETTCDGKKKAFEILNDYIPVHVMEIPQMRRDKDFALWRSEVRDFALAMEELTGNKITPESLLRSIKEVNGKRRALLRLSELRKNSPAPISGKDSLLIEQIAMYDDVERFTAQVNELCEELETRVKEGSGVQKPGDMRIIVSGTPMAVPNWKVPHIIETSGAVIVAEELCTGLRYFENTVAEDGGSLEQMIDAIARRYLEINCACFSPNRQRMERIVQLARDYRADGVIHVSLAFCDPYLIEANRVEKTLKENGIPVLTLETDYGQEDTGQLKTRIEAFLEMLGCGKKR; encoded by the coding sequence ATGTCCGCTGATTACCGTAAAATGTGGGAAAGCCTGGGGGTCGACCTGGAGGCCCATGACCGGCTGATGGGGGTTCTGCCGCCCACTTACGGCAATGTTTATCTGAGCCAGGAAAACAGGCCGGCCGGGATGGAGTATTTTGACTTTGTAATAAGCGAGGTGCACGGGCAGCGTATAGTGGAATTGCAGGAGCATAAGGCCGGGGGAGGGAAAGTGGTCGGCGCCTTTTGCGTATTTGTGCCCGAGGAGGTGGTCCGCGCCGCCGGCGGCATTTGCGTAGGGCTTTGTTCCGGAGTCGAAATCGGCAGGACGCAGGCGGAAAAAGTCCTGCCCAGGAGCATCTGCCCGCTGATAAAATCTTTTATGGGCTTTAAACTGAGCAGGGTATGCCCTTACTTCGAATCCTGCGACATGGTGGTGGGGGAGACCACCTGCGACGGCAAAAAGAAGGCGTTTGAAATTTTGAACGACTACATTCCCGTTCACGTTATGGAGATACCCCAGATGAGGCGGGACAAGGATTTTGCCCTGTGGCGCAGCGAGGTTCGGGACTTCGCGCTTGCCATGGAGGAGCTTACGGGGAATAAGATAACGCCGGAAAGCCTGCTGCGCTCCATAAAAGAAGTGAACGGAAAACGCCGGGCGCTGCTGCGCCTGTCGGAGCTGCGCAAAAACAGCCCGGCTCCCATAAGCGGCAAGGACTCCCTCCTGATCGAGCAAATTGCCATGTACGATGACGTGGAGAGATTTACCGCGCAGGTAAACGAGCTGTGCGAAGAACTGGAAACCAGGGTGAAGGAAGGCAGCGGAGTGCAGAAGCCGGGCGACATGCGCATTATCGTCAGCGGCACGCCGATGGCCGTTCCGAACTGGAAAGTGCCCCACATAATTGAGACCAGCGGGGCCGTCATTGTGGCCGAGGAGCTCTGCACCGGCCTGCGCTATTTTGAAAACACCGTGGCCGAGGACGGCGGCAGCCTCGAGCAAATGATTGACGCCATTGCCAGAAGGTACCTGGAGATAAACTGCGCCTGTTTTTCACCCAACCGGCAGAGGATGGAAAGAATTGTTCAGCTGGCCAGGGATTACAGGGCGGACGGCGTTATCCACGTCTCGCTGGCATTTTGCGATCCCTACCTGATTGAGGCGAACCGGGTGGAGAAGACGCTGAAGGAAAACGGCATACCCGTTCTCACCCTGGAAACCGATTACGGGCAGGAAGACACTGGGCAGCTTAAAACCCGCATAGAAGCATTTTTAGAAATGCTGGGCTGTGGCAAAAAAAGATAA
- the BisC gene encoding anaerobic dehydrogenases (typically selenocysteine-containing), with amino-acid sequence MPGQTLSSPQKAQEGVYRTVCGLCNGNCGISVAVENGRVVHVEGRKNHPVTRGYICPKGRAVKELLEAPDRLRRPLKKTAGGRWQEISWEEALHLIAQKLNDIKAGYGAEAVAVHVGQAGVRKESTLYAKRFCRAFGTPNFSTAGSHCHISKMMANMVTCGVLPVSDYRNSNCIVLWGYNPAASCPPLLDPINEALRRGAGLIVVDPRVTPLAKRAGCHLQLRPGTDCALALSMLHVIIEEGLYDRDFVGRWTAGFDRLAKHAAGYPPEKVAQVTWVPAEKIKEAARLYAKSSPACISTGIAVELNTNGFQAARAIAILQAVTGNLDVRGGALFVPEAKLASLKLDDIDRGSFKPAVGQDEFPLFYKYTRQAQANIYTEAILEGKPYPLKGMVIAGSNPVLTWPNAGRVKSALASLEFLAVVDHFMTETAALADVVLPAAAFPGRNELWSIAHVYGLPVIGLAPAVLEEEGVMTDWVFWKELAGRMGYDEYFPFKSEEDAINFRLEPLEMTVEDLKQEPSGHAYAKWKEKKYERRGFKTPSGKVEIYSEELEKYGYDPLPVYREADAQGSSGYPLVLTTGARTIGYIHSRFRNLPSLRRLSPEPLVEVHKDKARELGVEEGETVVVETLNGSVEVRVKIVDQADPRVIFIPHGWSGANANILTGNDVLDPVTGFPACRSVPARIVKIK; translated from the coding sequence ATGCCTGGACAAACCCTGAGTTCTCCCCAAAAAGCCCAAGAAGGCGTTTACCGTACCGTGTGCGGCCTGTGCAACGGCAACTGCGGCATAAGCGTTGCCGTTGAAAACGGGCGGGTTGTTCATGTCGAAGGCCGGAAGAATCATCCCGTAACCAGGGGGTACATTTGCCCGAAGGGAAGGGCGGTCAAAGAACTGCTGGAGGCGCCAGACCGGCTCCGGCGGCCGCTTAAAAAAACGGCCGGCGGCCGGTGGCAGGAAATTTCCTGGGAAGAAGCCCTGCATCTCATAGCACAAAAACTAAATGATATAAAGGCCGGGTACGGGGCGGAAGCCGTGGCGGTGCACGTCGGGCAGGCCGGGGTGAGGAAGGAGTCCACCCTTTACGCCAAAAGGTTCTGCCGGGCGTTCGGCACGCCCAATTTCTCGACTGCCGGCAGCCACTGCCACATATCGAAAATGATGGCCAACATGGTGACCTGCGGCGTGCTCCCGGTCTCCGATTACCGCAACAGCAACTGCATTGTGCTGTGGGGGTACAACCCGGCGGCGTCCTGCCCGCCCCTGCTGGACCCCATCAATGAGGCCTTAAGACGGGGCGCCGGGCTGATTGTTGTGGACCCCAGAGTTACTCCCCTGGCAAAAAGGGCCGGCTGCCATCTGCAGCTGCGTCCCGGCACGGACTGCGCCCTGGCCTTAAGCATGCTCCATGTCATTATTGAAGAAGGGCTGTACGACCGGGATTTTGTGGGCAGGTGGACCGCCGGCTTTGACCGCCTGGCAAAACACGCGGCAGGCTACCCGCCTGAAAAAGTGGCGCAGGTCACCTGGGTCCCGGCGGAAAAAATAAAAGAGGCGGCGCGCCTTTACGCTAAATCATCACCCGCCTGCATTTCAACGGGAATAGCGGTTGAGCTCAACACCAACGGCTTTCAGGCCGCCCGCGCCATTGCCATATTGCAGGCCGTTACCGGCAATCTGGATGTCCGCGGCGGCGCGCTCTTTGTACCCGAAGCAAAGCTGGCTTCGTTAAAGCTGGATGATATAGACAGGGGAAGCTTTAAGCCGGCCGTCGGCCAGGACGAATTTCCTCTTTTTTACAAATACACCAGGCAGGCGCAGGCCAACATATATACCGAGGCAATTCTTGAGGGCAAGCCGTACCCTTTGAAGGGAATGGTGATTGCCGGGAGCAACCCTGTCCTTACCTGGCCCAATGCCGGCAGAGTGAAAAGCGCCCTGGCCAGCCTCGAATTTCTTGCTGTTGTTGATCATTTCATGACCGAAACGGCCGCGCTGGCTGATGTTGTTCTCCCGGCGGCGGCTTTTCCGGGCAGGAATGAGCTCTGGAGCATTGCTCATGTTTACGGCCTGCCGGTTATCGGCCTGGCTCCGGCGGTGCTGGAGGAGGAAGGCGTTATGACCGACTGGGTGTTCTGGAAGGAGCTGGCCGGGAGGATGGGATATGATGAATATTTTCCGTTTAAAAGCGAGGAGGACGCCATCAACTTCAGGCTGGAACCGCTGGAGATGACCGTTGAAGATTTGAAACAGGAGCCGTCCGGCCATGCCTATGCCAAATGGAAGGAAAAAAAATACGAGCGCAGAGGGTTTAAAACCCCGTCGGGCAAGGTTGAGATATACTCGGAAGAGCTTGAAAAATACGGCTATGATCCCCTGCCTGTCTACAGGGAGGCCGATGCTCAGGGGAGTTCCGGCTACCCGCTGGTGCTGACGACCGGGGCCAGGACCATCGGCTACATCCATTCCCGCTTCCGCAACCTGCCGTCTTTGCGCCGGCTTTCCCCGGAGCCGCTGGTTGAGGTGCATAAAGATAAAGCCAGGGAGCTTGGAGTTGAAGAAGGGGAGACGGTGGTTGTTGAAACCTTAAACGGGAGCGTGGAAGTCAGGGTTAAAATTGTCGATCAGGCCGACCCGCGCGTAATTTTCATCCCGCACGGCTGGAGCGGGGCAAACGCCAACATTT